A genomic region of Bacillota bacterium contains the following coding sequences:
- a CDS encoding alcohol dehydrogenase catalytic domain-containing protein, with amino-acid sequence MKAAVYYGPRDVRVENVSEPALEPGEALLKVMFCGVCGTDIKTYLRGHPMFEPPCILGHEPVGEIVEMRPGNDARGTGRVSVGDVVAVAPYVPCDKCRLCLKGRQEMCASKEGIAGAFCEYIRLPGEVLAKGACKVPGGLSPRAACLAEPVACCLNAVDATSFDPGDSVLINGAGPMGLLMLELCKIRGAGAIFVSEPSETRRREAARRGALVIDPRVEDVRNRVNAETGGDGADAAFVCVGAAGALEDAVASVRPGGRVNLFGGFPGGSEVPLDPNAIHYREVMLLGSFGFAPRHFHMAIRLLASGRLDVSGLLSQEFSLDDVGLALDTGASGETLKVLLRMGGDE; translated from the coding sequence GTGAAGGCGGCGGTTTACTACGGCCCGAGGGACGTCCGGGTGGAGAACGTCTCAGAACCTGCTCTCGAGCCCGGCGAGGCCCTGTTGAAGGTCATGTTCTGTGGAGTCTGCGGAACCGACATAAAGACGTACCTGAGGGGGCACCCAATGTTCGAGCCGCCCTGCATCCTCGGTCACGAGCCAGTCGGCGAGATCGTCGAGATGCGGCCGGGGAACGACGCGCGCGGGACGGGACGCGTGTCCGTGGGCGACGTCGTGGCCGTCGCGCCCTACGTTCCGTGCGACAAGTGCCGGCTGTGCCTCAAGGGAAGGCAGGAGATGTGCGCATCGAAGGAGGGGATAGCTGGCGCGTTTTGCGAGTACATCAGGCTGCCCGGCGAAGTCTTGGCGAAAGGCGCGTGCAAAGTCCCTGGGGGCCTGTCGCCAAGGGCGGCCTGTCTTGCCGAGCCGGTGGCGTGCTGCCTGAACGCGGTCGATGCGACATCCTTCGACCCGGGTGACTCCGTGCTCATCAACGGTGCCGGCCCGATGGGCCTCCTCATGCTAGAGCTGTGCAAAATCAGGGGCGCAGGGGCGATCTTCGTAAGCGAGCCCAGCGAGACGAGACGCCGAGAAGCTGCCCGGCGCGGGGCGCTTGTGATCGATCCCAGGGTCGAGGACGTGCGCAACCGGGTGAACGCGGAAACCGGGGGTGACGGGGCGGATGCCGCTTTTGTGTGCGTAGGTGCGGCTGGCGCACTCGAGGACGCCGTGGCATCGGTCCGTCCCGGTGGCAGAGTCAACCTATTCGGTGGATTCCCTGGCGGGTCCGAGGTACCTCTGGACCCCAACGCGATCCACTACCGCGAGGTAATGCTCCTCGGTAGCTTCGGCTTTGCCCCGCGTCACTTCCACATGGCGATTCGGCTTCTCGCGTCGGGAAGACTGGACGTTTCAGGCCTCTTGAGCCAGGAGTTCAGCCTCGACGACGTCGGGCTTGCCCTGGATACCGGTGCCTCCGGAGAGACGCTGAAGGTGCTCTTGAGGATGGGCGGGGATGAATAG
- a CDS encoding MFS transporter, translated as MPRDIKLMTLSLFLWGWGYGLYAYVFPLYIRSLGASPGQVGVVYSVMMVALALSYIPGGVIADKYERKRTMILSWLVGVPAPLLYYFARDYKVVAAASALYSLSMIGYPAMNAYAAARAPAGMSGLVFGVINSGYAAGMIASPILGGWLAQVIGTRNVFLITFVFFLASVAVLCFVDQQAPSASSSRGSAHTEDAAAGYAGLLRQKRFARFVVTYSCMAVAYYMVQPLIPQYLGDEMGTSFAFIGLTGSIMSLGQSVITVMLGRCADRWGTVVALGGNALVFSAAMLGLVTARSLALLAGVLFLAGAFMAGQGVALAGVGEVLGGSPTGRAFGLFNLAVAASSIVGPYAGGVLYERSPAVPFLACAAAFAAMSLVLLFCEPRPNRAGEVVHARRCARSGDSPSINSYLGGTRDA; from the coding sequence ATGCCAAGAGACATCAAGCTGATGACGTTGAGCTTGTTCCTGTGGGGGTGGGGGTACGGCCTTTACGCCTACGTCTTTCCCCTGTACATACGGTCACTGGGCGCTTCGCCGGGGCAGGTTGGGGTCGTCTACTCCGTCATGATGGTCGCCTTGGCTTTGTCGTACATCCCTGGTGGCGTCATCGCGGACAAGTACGAGAGAAAGCGGACGATGATTCTTTCCTGGCTCGTTGGGGTTCCGGCGCCTCTTCTGTACTATTTCGCCCGGGACTACAAGGTTGTCGCGGCCGCATCGGCGCTTTACTCGTTGTCCATGATAGGCTACCCCGCGATGAACGCGTACGCGGCGGCGAGAGCGCCGGCGGGCATGTCTGGCCTCGTGTTCGGCGTCATCAACTCCGGTTATGCAGCGGGAATGATAGCCAGCCCCATATTGGGTGGATGGCTTGCACAGGTAATCGGCACGCGCAACGTCTTCCTCATCACCTTCGTGTTTTTCCTAGCTTCCGTCGCTGTGCTGTGTTTTGTTGACCAACAAGCGCCAAGTGCTTCCAGCTCTCGTGGTTCAGCCCATACAGAAGACGCAGCAGCAGGCTACGCAGGTCTTCTGCGGCAAAAGCGATTCGCGAGGTTTGTAGTCACGTACTCGTGCATGGCGGTTGCCTACTACATGGTTCAACCTCTCATACCCCAGTACCTTGGAGACGAAATGGGAACGAGCTTCGCGTTCATAGGGCTGACCGGATCCATAATGTCGCTGGGCCAGTCTGTCATCACGGTCATGCTCGGTCGATGCGCGGATAGGTGGGGTACCGTTGTTGCTCTCGGCGGCAACGCGCTCGTGTTTTCCGCTGCGATGCTGGGTCTCGTGACGGCACGAAGCCTCGCTTTGCTAGCTGGGGTCCTGTTCCTTGCAGGTGCATTCATGGCCGGACAAGGGGTTGCACTTGCCGGCGTTGGCGAGGTTCTCGGCGGATCGCCCACGGGGCGTGCCTTCGGGCTTTTCAATCTGGCGGTCGCCGCAAGTTCGATCGTTGGGCCATACGCCGGTGGGGTCTTGTACGAGCGGTCTCCGGCGGTGCCCTTCCTTGCATGTGCAGCGGCATTCGCGGCGATGTCCCTGGTCTTGCTCTTCTGTGAACCCAGACCGAACCGCGCCGGGGAGGTGGTTCATGCACGAAGATGTGCGCGTTCGGGCGATTCTCCGTCAATCAACTCTTATCTAGGAGGGACAAGAGATGCGTAA
- a CDS encoding molybdopterin-dependent oxidoreductase yields the protein MRKGFVWFVVMCLVAGIAPIGFAETPKPAGKVVLTVTGDITVKNADAGLEFDMAMLEGLGLTKCEVKDPWLGKKVYEGVLISTILQYAGAVDTADEVIVVAKDGKKVSVKVADAIKYPIMLATKDGGKAIGSGLGGPVKLVFPYDTHPEVEKIHDKNDWNWYVVTLEVKAKS from the coding sequence ATGCGTAAGGGTTTCGTCTGGTTCGTGGTCATGTGTCTCGTTGCCGGTATTGCGCCTATTGGTTTCGCTGAGACGCCGAAGCCTGCGGGGAAAGTGGTGCTCACTGTAACGGGGGACATCACGGTCAAGAACGCCGACGCCGGGCTTGAGTTCGACATGGCGATGCTTGAGGGCCTCGGCCTCACCAAATGCGAAGTCAAAGACCCGTGGCTTGGCAAGAAGGTTTATGAGGGCGTCCTCATCAGCACCATACTCCAGTATGCTGGGGCGGTGGACACAGCGGATGAGGTGATCGTCGTGGCGAAGGACGGGAAGAAGGTTTCCGTCAAGGTTGCCGACGCGATCAAGTATCCGATTATGCTTGCGACGAAAGACGGTGGCAAGGCAATAGGAAGCGGCCTTGGCGGGCCGGTGAAGCTGGTGTTCCCGTACGACACGCATCCAGAAGTAGAGAAAATCCACGACAAGAATGACTGGAACTGGTATGTCGTGACCCTAGAGGTGAAAGCGAAGTCATGA
- a CDS encoding alkaline phosphatase family protein — MTTEWIRRTYRVLLVLLVCSLAAAVPAAAGSSPSEGARPTVVLVILDGCAAYSLDLLPSEAYLRQAAAEGFYQHVRTVFPSSTAAGHAAILTGKWPDENGVTGKQFMGSDGTLNGFSSPQLLEAPTVIERAAKAGLRTAFISGKEGVRSLFGEDADLAVSPASVPSWVLEEVGPPPDESTQYEDYCGWYEKLDRWVIDVAGAFVKEAGPGAFIVLNLAGPDKVGHRFGPVPAPETTQCLISVGEALRGLTGVLEEVAREDWAVVVTADHGMTSVSKAIVPSELFGGIADDGLAYSLDGGVLYAWPTPTTEEAVVSALKGAEGVAEVITTSDERRALLHASHPRSAPIIAIARQGYMFTESSAFMEYTKGSHGTLLDTDVMVPLMVYGPQAVKTGIGISEIGDTVEIAGVLAELLGGLGD; from the coding sequence ATGACTACCGAATGGATTAGGAGAACATACAGGGTCCTCCTCGTCCTTCTGGTCTGCTCGCTGGCGGCCGCCGTGCCCGCGGCCGCCGGCTCCTCCCCGAGCGAGGGGGCCCGCCCGACGGTGGTCCTGGTCATCCTTGACGGCTGCGCTGCTTACTCATTGGACTTGCTGCCATCCGAGGCATATCTCAGGCAGGCGGCGGCGGAAGGGTTCTACCAGCACGTGCGGACCGTGTTCCCGTCTTCCACGGCAGCCGGACATGCGGCCATACTGACCGGCAAGTGGCCCGATGAGAACGGGGTCACAGGCAAACAGTTCATGGGGAGCGACGGGACGCTGAATGGGTTCAGCTCGCCTCAATTGCTGGAAGCTCCCACAGTGATCGAACGGGCGGCGAAGGCTGGCCTGCGCACAGCATTCATTTCCGGGAAGGAAGGAGTCAGGTCGCTGTTCGGCGAAGATGCAGACCTCGCGGTGAGCCCGGCGTCAGTGCCATCATGGGTGCTCGAAGAGGTCGGGCCTCCTCCGGACGAGTCCACGCAATATGAGGACTACTGCGGCTGGTATGAAAAGCTCGACAGATGGGTGATCGATGTAGCGGGTGCTTTCGTGAAAGAGGCAGGGCCTGGCGCATTCATCGTGCTTAACCTCGCCGGACCGGATAAGGTGGGACACAGGTTTGGGCCCGTTCCTGCGCCTGAGACCACTCAATGCCTCATCTCAGTAGGAGAGGCTCTCCGCGGTCTGACAGGAGTCCTCGAGGAGGTCGCGAGGGAGGACTGGGCTGTAGTGGTCACCGCAGACCACGGGATGACCAGCGTGAGCAAGGCCATTGTGCCGTCAGAGCTGTTCGGAGGCATTGCCGACGATGGCTTGGCATACAGCCTTGACGGAGGTGTCTTGTACGCGTGGCCGACGCCGACAACAGAGGAAGCTGTGGTAAGCGCGCTCAAGGGCGCTGAAGGCGTAGCGGAGGTCATCACGACGTCAGACGAAAGACGGGCGCTTCTTCACGCGTCGCATCCGAGGAGTGCCCCGATCATCGCGATAGCACGCCAAGGTTACATGTTCACTGAGTCCAGCGCGTTCATGGAGTATACGAAGGGCAGCCACGGAACGCTTCTTGATACAGACGTAATGGTCCCATTAATGGTCTACGGACCCCAGGCGGTCAAGACCGGCATTGGTATCAGCGAGATCGGAGACACAGTGGAGATAGCGGGGGTACTCGCCGAGCTCTTGGGCGGCCTGGGGGACTGA